Part of the Natronobacterium gregoryi SP2 genome, GAGCGGTGGCAGTCGATCGCTCCGGAACCGACTCCTCGAGTACAGCGTTCCGCTGACGGCTTCCCAGAGCGCGAACGTCCTCGACCGACAGTTCGATACCGTCCTCGTCGGCTACTTTCTCACGCCCGTCGCGGTCAGCTACTACGTCCTCGGCAAACAGATTTCGGAGTTCGTCACCGTCGTCTCGGGATCGCTGGGGTTTTCGATCTCGCCGTCGTTCGGCGAGCAGAAGGCGACTGAATCGCTCGAGCGTGCGGCACGGCTCTACGAGACATCTCTCCAGTACGTGTTGTTGCTGTACCTGCCCGCCGCCGTTGGGCTCTTCCTCGTCGCGGACCCCGCCATCTCGCTCGTCTTCGGGGTGGAGTATGCCGGCGCAGCGCCAGTCTTGCAGGTGCTGGGGATCTACGTCGTCTTCCAGTCGATCACCGACATCACGACCAACAGCCTCGATTACCTCGGCCGGGCGAAAGCACGTGCGATCGCGAAGGGCGTGACATCGGTCGCAAACGTCGTCTTGAACGTCGTCTTGATCCCGATCTATGGCGTGGTCGGAGCCGCCATCGCCACCGTCGTCACCTTCGGTATCTACACGCTGGTAAACGTCTACGTGATGCACCTCGAGCTCTCGCTCGACGTCTGGCGGCTCGGACGCGCGGTCGGGATCGCTGGCGGTATCGCGGGAGCGATGGGAGTGGCCGTCCTCTCGCTCGTTCCGTACGTCTCGACACTGCCGACGCTCGTTGGCGTCGTCGTGGTAGGCATCGGCGTCTGGGCTGGGTTGGCCGTCGTGAGCGGGCTCGTCGATCCACGTGAGGCCGTCGCACAGTTGACCTGAGCCGGCAGGCCTCACACGGAAACGCGTTCCCGGGGAAGACGGGCCACGTCGTTCCGGCCGTCAATATCTCCAGTTGCGAGGGTCTGACTGGCGCGACTCGAGGCCACCGATTCTCCGCTGTAATCGATACTACGGATCTAACTCCCCGGACGAGATCTCTCTGTGGCTGTCCCCCGTTACGGTTCGGTCGCGTTTCTAACTCCAATATATGTATAAATATTTGTGATATAATACACAGGATTTTTTGACATTCGACTTGTTTTACTTTAATCGTACGAGAAAGTTTATACCGGTAGAATGTCGTTAGTCGCAATGCATGGCACGCGATCCAAAGAAACTGGATGACGATAGACGCGATAGAAGAGACGCTGGAACCGCCGATATCGGGAGTAATGACTCATTACTCGGCCGTAGGTCGTACCTGAAAGCAGCCGGCGTGACGTCGATAGTCGGCGCGGGGTTCGCTGCGAGTGCTGGAAGCGCGGCTGCCTCCGAAGAGTACGACGTGATCGAGGTCGGCCCGGGCGAGTTCTGGCAGCACCGACTCAGCGAGGGCGAGACGTTCGAGAACGTCTTGATCGACATCACTGCTCAGGGTGCCCAGGCGAAGATCTGGGCGACCGGCATTAGTGACTTCGAGATCAGAAACGTCGGCTGGCTCGGCCGGTGGGACACGCGAGAACGCCACGCGTTCATCCACGCCGCCTGCAGTGGCCACGGCGTGATCGAGAACGTCTACATGGGCGACGGCGCGGCCTCGACGAACTATCCGAACAGCCCGACGGGCGTCTTCGTGAACCGAAGACACTCCGGCCACATCGACATAGACAACCTCCACGTCCAGCACGTGGCCGACAACGCAGTGTACGCCTCCGAACCGACGCGAACCGGTGGCGGAACCGTCGACATCCGCAACTCCTACGCCCGCGATATGCAGCCTGCCGCGTGGCGCGTTCCCGGCGGCTCGACCGTCGAAAACTGCGTCGCGATCAACTGTCACCGCGGCGTCTGGGTCCGCTACGGCGAGATCGACGTAATCGACTGCGACCTCCAGGGTAACCGCGTCGGCGACATGGTCGCTCACGCGAGTGGAATCGCTGGCCACGCTGCACCCGTCATCAACGCGGAGAACACAGCCTGGGGGACAGATACCGTCCAGTCCAGCGGCGCGATCAACGGCTCCTCGGTCGGCTCCACGCGACGTACCGATCCCGAAGATGTCGACGGCGTCCCGCTGAGTGCGGAAGAAGCTGCCGGCGGCGAGTCCGGTGATTCAAGCCCGAGTCCACCCTCAAACCCGGGAAACGGTGACGATGGAGACGGCGAAGACGACCCCGACCTCGAAGACATCTGG contains:
- a CDS encoding flippase, translating into MSTSRIIDGFKATVGARLFNTVANGLLIFLLAGVLLSPDEYGLLFLVISIVSIAQIGSDLGLARSAARYVSDRKETDPGSVRFVLRTSIRYRLLLLGLVAGALVVGRDVIALVLETPELTVLLLVGALYLCAISLYSYHQTLFQGFNRVELSARIEVINSLGRVVFVVAFTALGLGVAGALFGYVLGAGIAAVTGAVLLYRRFYTAYPESGGSRSLRNRLLEYSVPLTASQSANVLDRQFDTVLVGYFLTPVAVSYYVLGKQISEFVTVVSGSLGFSISPSFGEQKATESLERAARLYETSLQYVLLLYLPAAVGLFLVADPAISLVFGVEYAGAAPVLQVLGIYVVFQSITDITTNSLDYLGRAKARAIAKGVTSVANVVLNVVLIPIYGVVGAAIATVVTFGIYTLVNVYVMHLELSLDVWRLGRAVGIAGGIAGAMGVAVLSLVPYVSTLPTLVGVVVVGIGVWAGLAVVSGLVDPREAVAQLT